One Sphingomonas sp. LHG3406-1 genomic window carries:
- the bla gene encoding class A beta-lactamase, whose amino-acid sequence MTSHWTRLCAVALTAAAVLTPGTASVHTRTAAPATPAELARRIDQLGSGFKGQVGIAVQSIDRGWRTGWKETELYPQQSVSKFFVALTAMDAVDRGRLTLTGPVTLTRSDLTLFNQPIAQRVLKTGTYTTTVETLMIDALTRSDNTANDKLMRVAGGPAAVRRFIEDRRLGAIRFYEGERALQSRIAGLSWSQDLSIGNAFYRAREALPMSVRRSLFERYIADPYDGASPAAIASTLARLKRGELLSPAATARLLTIMSDTRTGKNRLRGGLKPGWTLAHKTGTGQILGGVQAGYNDIGVLTAPDGSSYAVAVLIKRTSTPLPTRMALMNEVVRSVIAAHEAERGGSLAFQ is encoded by the coding sequence ATGACGTCGCATTGGACCAGGCTGTGCGCGGTCGCGCTGACCGCTGCAGCCGTGCTCACGCCGGGTACCGCATCGGTCCACACACGGACCGCCGCTCCGGCCACACCGGCCGAGCTGGCGCGGCGGATCGACCAGCTTGGAAGCGGCTTCAAGGGACAGGTCGGAATCGCCGTCCAGTCGATCGACCGTGGCTGGCGGACCGGCTGGAAGGAGACCGAGCTTTACCCGCAGCAGAGCGTCAGCAAGTTCTTCGTCGCCTTGACTGCGATGGACGCCGTGGACCGCGGGCGGCTGACGCTAACAGGCCCGGTGACGCTCACCAGGAGCGACCTCACCCTGTTCAACCAGCCGATCGCCCAGCGTGTGCTCAAGACCGGCACCTACACGACCACGGTCGAGACGCTGATGATCGATGCACTGACCAGGTCCGACAACACCGCCAACGACAAGCTGATGCGCGTGGCGGGCGGGCCCGCGGCAGTGCGGCGCTTCATCGAGGACCGCAGGCTCGGCGCAATCCGTTTCTACGAAGGCGAGCGCGCGCTCCAGTCCCGCATCGCCGGCCTCAGCTGGAGCCAGGACCTGTCGATCGGAAATGCCTTCTACCGGGCGCGCGAGGCGCTGCCGATGAGCGTGCGCCGGAGCCTGTTCGAGCGCTACATCGCCGACCCTTATGATGGCGCCTCGCCGGCCGCGATCGCGTCGACCCTCGCGCGGCTGAAGCGCGGCGAGTTGCTTTCGCCCGCCGCCACCGCGCGACTGCTGACCATCATGAGTGACACCCGCACCGGCAAGAACCGCCTCCGCGGCGGGCTGAAGCCGGGCTGGACCCTTGCCCACAAGACGGGGACGGGGCAGATCCTCGGCGGCGTGCAGGCGGGTTACAACGACATTGGCGTCCTGACCGCCCCTGACGGCAGCAGCTATGCCGTCGCCGTGCTGATCAAGCGCACTTCGACCCCGCTGCCGACCCGCATGGCGCTGATGAACGAGGTGGTGCGCAGCGTCATCGCCGCGCACGAGGCGGAGCGGGGAGGGAGCCTTGCCTTCCAGTGA
- a CDS encoding uroporphyrinogen-III synthase: MRPLVILRPEPGASATAARAAALGLEVRVSPAFATAPVAWTMPESRFGALLLTSANAVRLAGRLPDLPVHAVGEATASAAREAGLTVASVGTGGVEALLETLPADLALLHLAGEERIELASPPQRVTAVTVYRAEPLPLPSPEALAGSVILVHSPAAGRRIASLDDGKDRILIAAISPAAASACGDGWAVCEAAASPSDPALLSLAAKLCEEGNR, encoded by the coding sequence GTGAGACCGCTCGTCATCCTTCGCCCCGAGCCCGGCGCAAGCGCCACCGCGGCCCGCGCGGCTGCCTTGGGCCTCGAAGTGCGGGTCAGCCCCGCCTTTGCCACGGCGCCGGTCGCCTGGACGATGCCGGAAAGTCGGTTCGGCGCCTTGCTGCTGACCAGCGCCAATGCCGTCCGCCTTGCCGGACGCCTGCCCGACCTGCCGGTCCATGCCGTCGGAGAAGCCACCGCGAGCGCTGCGCGGGAAGCGGGGCTGACGGTCGCCAGTGTCGGCACCGGGGGCGTCGAGGCACTGCTCGAAACCCTTCCTGCGGATCTCGCACTGCTTCATCTCGCCGGCGAGGAGCGGATCGAGCTGGCGTCTCCCCCGCAGCGGGTCACGGCGGTCACCGTCTACCGTGCCGAGCCGCTTCCGCTGCCCTCGCCCGAGGCGCTGGCGGGCAGCGTCATCCTCGTCCACTCGCCCGCCGCCGGCCGACGCATCGCGTCGCTGGATGATGGCAAGGACCGCATCCTGATCGCTGCCATCAGCCCGGCCGCGGCCTCCGCCTGCGGCGACGGCTGGGCCGTCTGCGAAGCGGCCGCAAGCCCGAGCGATCCGGCCTTGCTTTCCCTCGCCGCCAAGCTGTGCGAGGAAGGCAACCGATGA